The DNA segment GGGATTACAACTTTTATTGAAATGCCCAACACCATTCCGCAAGCTACAACCATTGAGCTTTTGGAGGATAAATTTACCATTGCTAAAGAGACTTCTTGGGCCAATTATAGCTTCATGTTTGGTGGCACGAATGATAACCTTGATGAAATTTTAAAAGTTGATCCTACTAAAGTTGCAGGATTAAAATTGTTTTTAGGTTCTTCTACAGGAAATATGCTGGTGGATGATCCTGAAACCATTGAAAATATCTTCAGTAAAACAAAATTGTTGATTTCTACCCATTGTGAAGATGAAGCCACGATAAAGAAAAACTTAGAAGAGCACATTAAAGAATATGGAGATAATATTCCATTAGAAAAGCATCCAGTTATTAGAAGTGAAGAAGCTTGTTACCTTTCTTCTTCAAAAGCAATTGAATTGGCTAAGAAAACAGGAGCTAGATTACACGTGTTCCATCTTTCAACAGCAAAAGAAACAAAGTTATTTAGCAATAAAAAGCCACTTTCAGAAAAGAAAATCACAGCAGAAGTATGCATTCATCACCTTTGGTTTAGTGATGAAGATTATAAAACCAAGGGCACAAAAATTAAGTGGAATCCAGCCGTGAAAACTAAAAACGACCGGGAAGGATTATTGAAAGCATTGAAAGATGATCGTATTGATGTAATTGCCACCGATCACGCTCCACATACTTGGGATGAAAAAAACAATGTATATACAAAAGCCCCTTCTGGAGGACCTTTGGTACAACATGCGATGGTTGCGTTAATGGAGATGTACCATAAAGGACTTATTTCGTTAGAAAAAATTGTTGAAAAAACAGCGCATAACCCAGCGATATTATTT comes from the Marixanthomonas ophiurae genome and includes:
- a CDS encoding dihydroorotase, which gives rise to MSSILIKNANIVNEGSIFQGDVLVENDIIAEISNSISAKSSDTKIIDADGQYLLPGMIDDQVHFREPGLTHKADIESESKAAVAGGITTFIEMPNTIPQATTIELLEDKFTIAKETSWANYSFMFGGTNDNLDEILKVDPTKVAGLKLFLGSSTGNMLVDDPETIENIFSKTKLLISTHCEDEATIKKNLEEHIKEYGDNIPLEKHPVIRSEEACYLSSSKAIELAKKTGARLHVFHLSTAKETKLFSNKKPLSEKKITAEVCIHHLWFSDEDYKTKGTKIKWNPAVKTKNDREGLLKALKDDRIDVIATDHAPHTWDEKNNVYTKAPSGGPLVQHAMVALMEMYHKGLISLEKIVEKTAHNPAILFQIKDRGYIRRGYKADLVLMDLQSPWTVNKENILYKCGWSPFEGAVFKSRVTHTIVNGTLAYENLKFPNRSHGERITFDR